A single window of Arvicanthis niloticus isolate mArvNil1 chromosome 20, mArvNil1.pat.X, whole genome shotgun sequence DNA harbors:
- the Smim29 gene encoding small integral membrane protein 29 isoform X1, which yields MPPPKDDLVSVDGGDPLHLCLSALAGRGGTEAESRVCYRQPRGGALHRPCSPLSHLATDVMSNTTVPNAPQANSDSMVGYVLGPFFLITLVGVVAAVVMYVQKKKRVDRLRHHLLPMYSYDPAEELHEAEQELLSDVGDPKVVHGWQSSYQHKRMPLLDIKT from the exons ATGCCGCCGCCCAAGGATGATCTCGTTTCTGTCGATGGGGGAGatcctctccacctctgcctgtCAGCCCTGGCCGGGAGGGGAGGGACAGAGGCGGAGTCCCGGGTGTGCTACAGGCAG CCCAGGGGAGGCGCCCTCCACCGCCCATGCAGCCCACTCAGCCATCTGGCTACTGATGTCATGAGTAACACGACAGTGCCCAATGCCCCCCAGGCCAACAGCGACTCCATGGTGGGCTATGTGTTAGGACCCTTTTTCCTCATCACCCTGGTCGGGGTGGTGGCGGCCGTG GTAATGTATGTGCAGAAGAAAAAACG GGTGGACCGGCTTCGTCATCACCTGCTTCCCATGTATAGCTATGACCCTGCAGAAGAACTCCACGAAGCTGAGCAGGAGCTGCTGTCGGATGTGGGAGACCCCAAA GTGGTACATGGCTGGCAGAGCAGCTACCAGCACAAGCGGATGCCCCTGCTGGACATCAAGACATAA
- the Smim29 gene encoding small integral membrane protein 29 isoform X2, whose amino-acid sequence MSNTTVPNAPQANSDSMVGYVLGPFFLITLVGVVAAVVMYVQKKKRVDRLRHHLLPMYSYDPAEELHEAEQELLSDVGDPKVVHGWQSSYQHKRMPLLDIKT is encoded by the exons ATGAGTAACACGACAGTGCCCAATGCCCCCCAGGCCAACAGCGACTCCATGGTGGGCTATGTGTTAGGACCCTTTTTCCTCATCACCCTGGTCGGGGTGGTGGCGGCCGTG GTAATGTATGTGCAGAAGAAAAAACG GGTGGACCGGCTTCGTCATCACCTGCTTCCCATGTATAGCTATGACCCTGCAGAAGAACTCCACGAAGCTGAGCAGGAGCTGCTGTCGGATGTGGGAGACCCCAAA GTGGTACATGGCTGGCAGAGCAGCTACCAGCACAAGCGGATGCCCCTGCTGGACATCAAGACATAA
- the Hmga1 gene encoding high mobility group protein HMG-I/HMG-Y isoform X1 — protein sequence MSESGSKSSQPLASKQEKDGTEKRGRGRPRKQPPVSPGTALVGSQTSLQKEPSEVPTPKRPRGRPKGSKNKGAAKTRKATTTPGRKSRGRPKKLKEEEEGISQESSEEEQ from the exons ATGAGCGAGTCCGGCTCAAAGTCCagccagcctctggcctccaagcaGGAAAAGGATGGGACTGAGAAGCGGGGCCGGGGTAGGCCTCGCAAGCAGCCTCCGGTGAGTCCTGGGACGGCGCTGGTAGGGAGTCAG ACATCTTTGCAGAAGGAGCCCAGTGAAGTGCCAACTCCGAAGAGACCTCGGGGCCGACCAAAGGGAAGCAAGAATAAGGGTGCGGCCAAGACGCGG AAAGCCACCACAACTCCGGGGAGGAAATCAAGGGGCAGACCCAAGAAACTG aaggaggaagaggagggcatcTCCCAGGAGTCCTCGGAGGAGGAGCAGTGA
- the Hmga1 gene encoding high mobility group protein HMG-I/HMG-Y isoform X3 — protein MSESGSKSSQPLASKQEKDGTEKRGRGRPRKQPPTSLQKEPSEVPTPKRPRGRPKGSKNKGAAKTRKATTTPGRKSRGRPKKLKEEEEGISQESSEEEQ, from the exons ATGAGCGAGTCCGGCTCAAAGTCCagccagcctctggcctccaagcaGGAAAAGGATGGGACTGAGAAGCGGGGCCGGGGTAGGCCTCGCAAGCAGCCTCCG ACATCTTTGCAGAAGGAGCCCAGTGAAGTGCCAACTCCGAAGAGACCTCGGGGCCGACCAAAGGGAAGCAAGAATAAGGGTGCGGCCAAGACGCGG AAAGCCACCACAACTCCGGGGAGGAAATCAAGGGGCAGACCCAAGAAACTG aaggaggaagaggagggcatcTCCCAGGAGTCCTCGGAGGAGGAGCAGTGA
- the Hmga1 gene encoding high mobility group protein HMG-I/HMG-Y isoform X4 yields MSESGSKSSQPLASKQEKDGTEKRGRGRPRKQPPKEPSEVPTPKRPRGRPKGSKNKGAAKTRKATTTPGRKSRGRPKKLKEEEEGISQESSEEEQ; encoded by the exons ATGAGCGAGTCCGGCTCAAAGTCCagccagcctctggcctccaagcaGGAAAAGGATGGGACTGAGAAGCGGGGCCGGGGTAGGCCTCGCAAGCAGCCTCCG AAGGAGCCCAGTGAAGTGCCAACTCCGAAGAGACCTCGGGGCCGACCAAAGGGAAGCAAGAATAAGGGTGCGGCCAAGACGCGG AAAGCCACCACAACTCCGGGGAGGAAATCAAGGGGCAGACCCAAGAAACTG aaggaggaagaggagggcatcTCCCAGGAGTCCTCGGAGGAGGAGCAGTGA
- the Hmga1 gene encoding high mobility group protein HMG-I/HMG-Y isoform X2, whose protein sequence is MSESGSKSSQPLASKQEKDGTEKRGRGRPRKQPPVSPGTALVGSQKEPSEVPTPKRPRGRPKGSKNKGAAKTRKATTTPGRKSRGRPKKLKEEEEGISQESSEEEQ, encoded by the exons ATGAGCGAGTCCGGCTCAAAGTCCagccagcctctggcctccaagcaGGAAAAGGATGGGACTGAGAAGCGGGGCCGGGGTAGGCCTCGCAAGCAGCCTCCGGTGAGTCCTGGGACGGCGCTGGTAGGGAGTCAG AAGGAGCCCAGTGAAGTGCCAACTCCGAAGAGACCTCGGGGCCGACCAAAGGGAAGCAAGAATAAGGGTGCGGCCAAGACGCGG AAAGCCACCACAACTCCGGGGAGGAAATCAAGGGGCAGACCCAAGAAACTG aaggaggaagaggagggcatcTCCCAGGAGTCCTCGGAGGAGGAGCAGTGA